In one Vibrio sp. CB1-14 genomic region, the following are encoded:
- the hutG gene encoding formimidoylglutamase, which yields MSSNNQHPFNWTGRDDHEDGNKRFRVHHKVVHRSQGDSPQLQLIGFCTDEGVKRNKGRIGAKQGPDAIRAALANLAWHQDNEIIDIGNVVADSDDLELHQQQAAETITKHLTNGPIVVLGGGHEIAWSSFKGLSDFLSQTNNKPNIGIINFDAHFDLREYQTNDKTLTDVDLKPSSGTPFAQIADHCHATGQNFHYFCIGVSETGNTQALFKKVDSLQVQYIKDTDLLDRPIHEHIAQLKRFINKVDTLYFTIDLDVFNASLAPGVSAPAAFGMNLEQLIPMLNTIVASDKLMLADIAEYNPNYDIDNRTAKLAARVCWQILVAMSKQLQKTDNE from the coding sequence ATGTCCTCTAACAACCAACATCCCTTCAATTGGACTGGTCGTGACGACCATGAGGACGGCAATAAACGCTTTCGTGTGCATCATAAAGTCGTTCACCGTTCTCAAGGCGATTCCCCACAACTTCAGCTAATAGGTTTTTGCACTGATGAAGGAGTGAAACGAAACAAAGGACGAATTGGCGCCAAGCAAGGACCAGATGCTATCAGAGCCGCGCTTGCTAATTTAGCTTGGCACCAAGATAACGAGATTATTGATATTGGTAATGTTGTTGCCGATTCTGATGACTTAGAGCTTCATCAGCAACAAGCCGCTGAAACGATCACTAAACACCTGACTAATGGACCGATCGTGGTGCTGGGTGGCGGACATGAGATTGCTTGGTCCTCTTTTAAAGGTCTATCCGATTTCCTATCTCAAACCAACAATAAGCCAAACATTGGCATTATCAACTTCGATGCTCACTTCGATCTTAGAGAATATCAAACGAACGACAAAACACTAACGGATGTTGACCTCAAACCCAGCTCAGGGACGCCATTTGCTCAAATCGCCGATCATTGCCATGCCACTGGGCAGAACTTTCATTACTTCTGTATAGGTGTGAGCGAAACAGGTAACACTCAGGCTTTGTTTAAAAAAGTCGACAGTTTGCAAGTTCAATACATCAAAGATACTGATCTTTTAGATAGACCCATACATGAGCATATTGCTCAATTAAAACGCTTCATCAATAAGGTCGACACCCTGTATTTCACCATTGACCTTGATGTCTTCAACGCAAGCCTAGCCCCCGGCGTGAGTGCACCCGCCGCGTTTGGCATGAATTTAGAGCAGCTCATCCCCATGCTCAACACTATTGTTGCCAGCGACAAGTTAATGCTGGCTGACATCGCCGAATATAACCCGAATTACGACATAGACAACCGCACCGCAAAACTTGCCGCAAGAGTGTGTTGGCAGATATTGGTTGCCATGTCCAAACAGCTACAAAAAACCGATAACGAATAA
- a CDS encoding RNA methyltransferase has translation MISKNQLKLLRALGQKKQRKAHGLFLVEGEKNVLELVETSLKVKQVFATSDFLAKHASELRAYECIEATLDELTKASSLVSNNAAVAVVEIPQTDAPEPKGMMIALDGVSDPGNLGTIIRIADWYGIKHIVASTDCADPYNPKTIRATMGSFGRVQVTLLDLPRYLNEAKIPVYGAFLEGKSVHTTNFSQQGILLMGSESHGVRAEAEHYVTDKITIPAFGGAESLNVAMATGIIMDNYRRQHS, from the coding sequence ATGATTTCAAAAAACCAACTAAAACTGCTGAGAGCCCTTGGGCAGAAAAAACAGCGTAAAGCACACGGCCTATTTTTGGTGGAAGGCGAAAAGAATGTGCTTGAGCTTGTCGAGACGTCATTGAAGGTAAAGCAAGTCTTTGCCACATCAGACTTCTTAGCTAAGCATGCTAGTGAGCTTCGTGCTTATGAGTGTATTGAAGCGACCTTAGATGAACTGACAAAAGCGAGTTCGCTTGTTAGCAACAATGCGGCAGTTGCAGTGGTTGAGATCCCTCAGACAGATGCACCGGAACCAAAAGGTATGATGATCGCGTTGGATGGCGTTTCTGATCCTGGCAACCTAGGCACCATCATTCGTATTGCTGATTGGTACGGTATTAAACACATTGTCGCAAGTACCGATTGTGCGGATCCGTACAACCCTAAAACAATCCGCGCCACGATGGGCAGTTTTGGACGAGTTCAGGTCACGCTGCTCGACTTACCTCGTTATCTCAATGAAGCAAAAATACCGGTATATGGAGCGTTCTTAGAAGGGAAAAGCGTTCACACGACAAACTTTTCTCAGCAAGGTATCTTGTTGATGGGCAGTGAGTCGCACGGTGTACGTGCTGAAGCTGAGCATTATGTTACGGATAAAATCACCATTCCGGCGTTCGGCGGCGCAGAATCGTTAAATGTGGCTATGGCGACCGGTATTATCATGGATAACTATCGTCGTCAGCATAGTTAA
- the hutU gene encoding urocanate hydratase, producing MTDKQSLHPTNSRLDTSRSIKAPRGTELNAKSWLTEAPLRMLMNNLDDEVAEHPQSLVVYGGIGRAARDWACYDKIVDVLKRLEDDQTLLVQSGKPVGVFPTHKDAPRVLIANSNLVPHWANWEHFNELDKQGLMMYGQMTAGSWIYIGSQGIVQGTYETFVAIAKQHFNGDPANKWILTGGLGGMGGAQPLAATMAGFSMLAVECDESRIDYRLNTRYVDTKAHSLDEALSIIKNSDKPISVGLLGNAADVYAELVERGITPDVVTDQTSAHDPLNGYLPQGWTMDFANQQRDSDPEAVAKAAKASMAVQVQAILDLQEKGAVATDYGNNIRQMALEEGVENAFDFPGFVPAYIRPLFCEGVGPFRWAALSGDPEDIYKTDQKVKELIPDNPHLHNWLDMARERIQFQGLPARICWVGLKDRERLGQAFNEMVKNGELKAPIVIGRDHLDSGSVASPNRETEGMMDGSDAVSDWPLLNALLNTSGGATWVSLHHGGGVGMGFSQHSGMVICCDGTDDAARRIGRVLHNDPATGVMRHADAGYDIAKQCAREQGLDLPMMDSNESNHQDSSHG from the coding sequence ATGACTGATAAACAATCTCTACATCCAACTAACTCACGACTCGACACCTCTCGCTCCATCAAAGCGCCACGTGGTACCGAGCTCAATGCGAAATCTTGGCTCACTGAAGCACCGCTCCGCATGCTGATGAATAACTTGGATGATGAAGTAGCTGAGCACCCACAATCACTCGTGGTTTATGGTGGTATTGGGCGAGCAGCTCGTGATTGGGCTTGCTACGACAAGATTGTCGACGTGCTAAAACGCCTTGAAGACGACCAAACCTTGTTGGTGCAATCTGGAAAACCCGTCGGTGTCTTCCCTACTCACAAAGATGCGCCACGCGTGTTGATCGCCAACTCCAACCTTGTCCCTCATTGGGCAAACTGGGAGCACTTTAACGAGCTCGATAAACAGGGGCTGATGATGTACGGCCAAATGACAGCAGGGTCATGGATATACATCGGCTCTCAAGGCATAGTACAAGGCACTTACGAAACCTTCGTCGCTATCGCTAAACAGCACTTTAACGGTGATCCTGCAAATAAATGGATCCTAACAGGTGGTCTAGGCGGGATGGGCGGTGCGCAGCCTCTTGCTGCGACCATGGCAGGTTTTTCAATGTTAGCGGTTGAATGTGATGAATCGCGTATCGACTACCGTCTCAACACGCGCTATGTCGATACTAAAGCACACTCTCTAGATGAAGCGCTATCCATCATCAAAAATAGCGACAAACCTATTTCAGTCGGCCTTCTAGGTAATGCCGCCGATGTTTATGCTGAGCTTGTCGAAAGAGGCATCACTCCAGACGTCGTTACCGATCAAACTTCCGCTCACGATCCACTTAATGGTTACCTGCCTCAAGGCTGGACGATGGATTTTGCCAATCAGCAGCGCGATAGTGACCCTGAAGCCGTCGCCAAAGCAGCAAAAGCGTCTATGGCAGTACAAGTTCAAGCCATCTTAGATTTGCAAGAAAAAGGCGCGGTCGCCACTGACTATGGCAACAACATTCGCCAAATGGCTCTTGAAGAAGGCGTTGAAAATGCGTTTGATTTCCCAGGTTTTGTACCGGCTTATATTCGACCTTTGTTCTGCGAAGGCGTGGGACCGTTCCGTTGGGCAGCGCTATCGGGCGATCCTGAGGATATCTACAAAACCGACCAAAAAGTGAAAGAGCTCATACCGGACAACCCTCACCTACATAACTGGCTTGATATGGCTCGCGAGCGCATTCAGTTCCAAGGACTGCCAGCGCGTATTTGCTGGGTCGGCCTGAAAGATCGTGAACGTTTAGGCCAAGCCTTCAATGAAATGGTCAAAAATGGCGAGCTGAAAGCTCCTATCGTGATTGGACGTGACCATCTCGATTCAGGCTCTGTCGCTAGCCCGAACCGCGAAACTGAAGGCATGATGGATGGTTCTGACGCGGTATCCGACTGGCCATTGCTCAATGCACTACTGAACACCTCTGGCGGTGCGACTTGGGTGTCACTGCATCATGGTGGCGGCGTAGGTATGGGATTCTCCCAACATAGCGGTATGGTGATTTGTTGTGATGGCACTGATGATGCTGCGCGTCGCATAGGCCGTGTTCTTCACAACGATCCTGCGACGGGAGTGATGCGTCATGCCGATGCAGGCTATGACATTGCCAAACAGTGCGCGCGTGAGCAAGGCCTTGATCTGCCGATGATGGACAGTAATGAATCTAACCACCAAGACAGCAGCCATGGATAA
- the hutI gene encoding imidazolonepropionase produces the protein MNLILTNARLVTMEPGALGYLPSKPCTVVIRGGYVKAILSDIHSLDTLHHDITDDVPTLDCKGKIVTPGLIDPHTHLIFAGSRAEEFENRLNGMSYEAIAQSGGGINSTVRATREATIEELVELALPRLDSLIRSGCTTIEVKSGYGLTLDDEVKMLLAAKALENHRRVNITTTLLAAHTVPSEYRDRPDDYIDYVTETIIPHVAKHQLADAVDVFCESVGFNVEQTKRVFQAAKQSGLAIKGHTEQLSNLGGSALAAELNALSVDHIEYLDDAGVDALSNSGTVATLLPGAFYFLRETQQPPIDNLRAARVPMAIGSDLNPGTSPFANLQLMMNMACTLFRLTPEESLRGVTCHAAQAIGQGRNIGQIKPGFRADLAIWDIEHPSELSYQFGMGGLSKRIVAGSVEDVL, from the coding sequence ATGAATCTGATCCTTACTAACGCCCGTCTAGTGACTATGGAGCCGGGCGCACTTGGTTATCTGCCCTCTAAGCCTTGCACGGTAGTCATTCGAGGTGGTTACGTTAAGGCGATCCTTAGCGACATTCACTCGTTAGATACCCTACACCATGACATCACCGACGATGTGCCGACGTTGGATTGCAAAGGTAAAATCGTCACTCCGGGTTTGATTGACCCTCACACTCATTTGATCTTCGCTGGTAGCCGAGCTGAAGAGTTTGAAAACCGTTTAAATGGTATGTCTTATGAGGCGATTGCTCAGAGCGGTGGTGGTATTAACAGCACGGTTCGAGCAACACGGGAAGCGACGATAGAGGAACTTGTTGAACTGGCTCTTCCAAGACTCGATAGTCTTATCCGCAGTGGCTGCACGACTATCGAAGTTAAGTCTGGATACGGGTTAACGCTCGATGATGAAGTGAAGATGCTGCTTGCAGCAAAAGCGCTCGAGAATCATCGCAGAGTCAATATCACCACAACCCTTCTTGCCGCGCACACAGTGCCGTCGGAGTATCGCGATCGCCCCGATGACTATATAGATTACGTCACAGAGACCATCATCCCTCATGTAGCAAAGCATCAACTCGCTGATGCTGTTGATGTTTTTTGCGAATCAGTTGGTTTTAACGTTGAGCAGACGAAACGTGTTTTTCAGGCTGCGAAACAAAGCGGTCTTGCGATTAAAGGCCATACAGAGCAACTCAGCAACCTAGGTGGCAGTGCACTAGCGGCTGAGCTTAATGCGCTCTCCGTCGATCACATCGAATACTTGGATGACGCCGGCGTCGATGCCTTGTCCAACAGTGGAACCGTCGCCACCTTGTTGCCAGGCGCGTTCTATTTCTTGCGAGAAACACAACAGCCACCCATCGACAACCTACGAGCGGCACGAGTGCCTATGGCCATTGGTAGCGATCTTAATCCAGGAACCTCACCATTCGCTAATCTGCAACTGATGATGAACATGGCTTGTACTTTGTTCCGCTTAACACCAGAAGAAAGTCTACGAGGCGTAACGTGCCATGCCGCACAGGCCATTGGTCAAGGCCGCAACATAGGCCAAATCAAGCCAGGTTTTCGCGCTGATCTTGCTATCTGGGACATCGAACACCCTAGCGAGCTTAGCTATCAATTCGGCATGGGTGGACTGAGTAAGCGAATCGTTGCAGGGAGTGTCGAAGATGTCCTCTAA
- the hutH gene encoding histidine ammonia-lyase has protein sequence MLKLELLPGQLTLAQLRQISRSPLHLSLSPLALDDIEASTQIVEQVIAEDRTVYGINTGFGLLANTRIEPDDLEVLQKSIVLSHAAGIGKLMSDQTVRLMMVLKINSLARGFSGIRLKVINALIELVNSQVYPCVPQKGSVGASGDLAPLAHMSTILLGEGEARHNGRIISGLEALQIAGLEPVTLAPKEGLALLNGTQASTAFALEGLFLAEDLFASATLCGAMSVEAALGSRRPFDPRIHRVRGHRSQMDAAHAYRHLLGNSSEIGNSHQGCEKVQDPYSLRCQPQVMGACLQQIRNAADSLQVEANSVSDNPLVFADDGDIISGGNFHAEPVAMAADGLALAIAEIGSLSERRMALLIDSALSKLPPFLVDNGGVNSGFMIAQVTSAALASENKTLAHPASVDSLPTSANQEDHVSMATFAARRLKDMAENTRGILAVEYLAAAQGLDFRAPLNSAPLVEQGKQILREVVPFYDKDRYFAPDIAKANEIIKLSLHNALMPANLLPSI, from the coding sequence ATGTTGAAGTTAGAACTACTCCCAGGGCAGCTTACATTAGCTCAGTTACGCCAGATTAGTCGCTCACCGCTGCACTTGTCACTGAGCCCTTTAGCGCTAGATGACATTGAAGCCAGCACACAGATTGTTGAGCAAGTGATCGCCGAAGATCGCACCGTCTATGGCATCAATACGGGCTTTGGTTTGCTGGCCAACACTCGAATTGAGCCTGACGATCTTGAAGTGCTGCAAAAGAGTATCGTGCTGTCGCACGCCGCGGGTATTGGCAAGCTGATGAGTGATCAAACCGTCAGACTGATGATGGTGCTGAAGATCAACAGCCTAGCTCGTGGTTTCTCCGGTATTCGCCTCAAAGTCATTAACGCATTGATTGAGTTGGTTAACTCACAAGTGTATCCATGCGTCCCGCAAAAAGGCTCCGTCGGTGCATCAGGGGATCTCGCCCCGCTTGCTCATATGAGTACGATATTACTCGGCGAAGGCGAAGCACGTCACAATGGCAGAATCATCAGCGGACTCGAAGCGCTGCAAATTGCCGGACTTGAGCCAGTTACCCTCGCCCCGAAAGAAGGGCTGGCGCTACTAAACGGCACCCAAGCTTCTACCGCCTTTGCTCTAGAGGGACTATTTTTGGCTGAAGATCTGTTTGCGTCAGCCACCTTATGCGGTGCGATGTCAGTAGAAGCCGCGCTTGGTAGTCGTCGACCATTCGATCCGCGCATTCATCGCGTACGTGGTCATCGCTCACAAATGGACGCTGCCCACGCTTATCGTCACCTTCTTGGCAACAGCAGTGAAATTGGCAACTCCCACCAAGGCTGCGAAAAGGTTCAAGATCCCTACTCCCTTCGCTGCCAACCACAAGTCATGGGGGCGTGTTTACAGCAAATCCGCAATGCCGCAGATAGCCTGCAAGTGGAAGCTAACTCGGTATCGGACAATCCGTTAGTCTTTGCTGACGATGGCGATATTATCTCTGGTGGTAACTTCCATGCAGAGCCAGTCGCTATGGCAGCCGATGGTTTAGCACTGGCTATCGCAGAGATTGGTAGCTTGTCAGAACGAAGAATGGCACTGCTCATCGACAGTGCATTAAGCAAATTGCCACCGTTCTTGGTCGATAACGGCGGGGTCAATTCTGGCTTTATGATTGCTCAAGTTACCTCTGCCGCACTGGCGAGCGAAAACAAAACCCTGGCACATCCTGCCTCTGTAGATAGCTTACCAACGTCTGCCAACCAAGAAGATCATGTTTCTATGGCGACGTTTGCTGCGAGAAGGCTGAAAGACATGGCGGAGAATACCCGAGGGATCCTTGCTGTTGAGTATCTTGCTGCCGCACAAGGGCTCGACTTTAGGGCACCACTGAACTCTGCACCTCTTGTTGAGCAGGGTAAACAAATCCTACGAGAAGTGGTGCCGTTTTATGATAAAGACCGCTACTTTGCTCCTGACATTGCTAAAGCCAACGAAATCATAAAGCTGTCGCTTCACAATGCCCTAATGCCAGCTAACTTACTGCCAAGTATCTAA
- the fdxA gene encoding ferredoxin FdxA, whose translation MAFVVTDNCIQCKYTDCVAVCPADAFHEGPNFMVINPIECIDCGLCVPECDAQAIFQEDELTDDQHVFIELNAELSEVWPVQTEVKPAMDEAEKWNGVPNKLGMLEK comes from the coding sequence ATGGCATTTGTCGTTACCGATAACTGTATTCAATGTAAATATACCGACTGTGTCGCGGTATGCCCTGCTGACGCCTTTCACGAAGGCCCAAATTTCATGGTGATCAACCCAATCGAATGCATTGACTGTGGACTGTGCGTACCTGAATGTGACGCTCAAGCTATTTTCCAAGAAGATGAGCTCACCGATGACCAACACGTGTTTATCGAACTCAACGCAGAGCTTTCGGAAGTATGGCCAGTTCAAACTGAAGTCAAACCCGCAATGGATGAAGCAGAGAAGTGGAATGGCGTACCAAACAAACTTGGGATGCTAGAGAAGTAG
- the gbpA gene encoding N-acetylglucosamine-binding protein GbpA: MRHTKVLISLAAVGLATSPLVHSHGYVSAVENGVAASRAALCKFPNANGEKNSNCGSVQWEPQSVEGPEGFPLLGPSDGQIASAGLVQFSPLNEQTSDRWVKTPIQAGLQNFEWTFTANHVTRDWKYYITKPSWNPNQALSRDSFDLNPFCVVDGNMQKPPKLTTHQCNVPEREGYQVILAYWDVGDTAAAFYNVIDVQFEGTTPGIPGWTQAGTINPTMDLKVGDSVYTRVFDANGELPNLSTSITINSSEQGAATQWSHALASAINSSTTDIKAGQADSSGNIAPVFGANTIYVADNSGLDRVEIGYDIVTPPPASGAEVTGLETQYVIGTAPTELALTVTAVGRVDVSMSVYNHGQETLAGSELALNDGDSKNVVLALSKSEPGHHMLVTRVRDEKGNLLDQTTQDFMLVDQTAPTDYDFVFPTGVESYTEGTKVLASDGAIYQCKPFPHSGYCKQWSPTATQFEPGTGSHWDSAWNKLN; encoded by the coding sequence ATGAGACACACAAAAGTCTTAATTTCATTGGCGGCTGTTGGATTGGCTACCAGCCCACTTGTCCATAGTCATGGTTACGTTTCTGCAGTCGAAAACGGTGTAGCGGCGAGTCGTGCTGCGTTATGTAAGTTTCCAAATGCAAATGGCGAAAAGAACAGTAACTGTGGTTCGGTTCAATGGGAACCACAAAGTGTTGAAGGTCCAGAAGGCTTTCCACTATTAGGTCCATCTGACGGTCAAATCGCCAGCGCTGGACTGGTACAGTTTTCTCCACTAAACGAGCAAACCTCAGATCGCTGGGTAAAAACGCCAATCCAAGCGGGTTTACAGAACTTTGAATGGACATTCACAGCAAATCACGTAACCCGTGATTGGAAATACTACATCACTAAACCAAGCTGGAATCCAAACCAGGCATTGAGTCGTGACTCGTTCGATCTAAACCCTTTCTGTGTGGTCGATGGCAACATGCAAAAACCACCAAAACTGACGACTCACCAATGTAATGTCCCTGAACGTGAAGGCTACCAAGTGATCCTAGCTTATTGGGATGTGGGTGATACCGCAGCGGCGTTTTATAACGTGATTGATGTGCAGTTTGAAGGCACCACACCAGGCATTCCTGGCTGGACGCAAGCAGGTACAATCAACCCAACAATGGATCTGAAAGTTGGCGACTCTGTGTATACGCGTGTGTTTGATGCTAACGGTGAGCTGCCAAATCTATCGACCAGCATTACCATTAATTCGAGCGAACAAGGCGCAGCAACCCAATGGTCGCACGCACTAGCAAGTGCCATTAACTCAAGCACGACAGATATCAAAGCAGGCCAAGCAGACAGCAGTGGCAATATCGCTCCAGTATTTGGCGCTAACACTATCTACGTGGCTGATAATAGCGGATTGGATCGCGTTGAAATTGGTTATGACATCGTAACGCCGCCTCCAGCATCAGGTGCTGAGGTAACAGGACTAGAAACGCAATACGTTATTGGCACCGCACCAACTGAACTTGCCCTTACTGTCACGGCGGTCGGTCGAGTAGACGTATCGATGAGTGTCTACAACCACGGTCAAGAAACACTTGCTGGCAGTGAGCTTGCGTTAAACGATGGTGATAGCAAAAATGTTGTCTTAGCTCTTTCTAAGTCTGAGCCTGGCCATCACATGCTGGTTACCCGTGTTCGTGATGAAAAAGGCAACCTGCTTGATCAAACCACGCAAGATTTTATGCTCGTCGACCAGACTGCACCGACTGACTACGACTTTGTATTCCCGACGGGTGTAGAAAGCTACACAGAAGGTACCAAAGTACTGGCAAGCGACGGCGCTATTTATCAATGTAAGCCGTTCCCACACTCAGGATACTGCAAGCAGTGGTCTCCTACAGCGACTCAGTTCGAACCAGGCACCGGCAGTCACTGGGATTCAGCTTGGAACAAACTTAACTAA
- a CDS encoding NAD(P)/FAD-dependent oxidoreductase: MIRLTEIKLPLDHEEGEISQAILKKLGISSDQVVSFNVFKRGYDARKKTRILLIYTLDIEVKNEAALLEKFADDPHVKVTPDMEYKFVAKAPVNQAERPVVIGFGPCGLFAGLILAQMGFKPIIVERGKEVRERTKDTFGFWRKRTLNPESNVQFGEGGAGTFSDGKLYSQVKDPKHYGRKVIEEFVAAGAPEEILYVSKPHIGTFKLVTMIEKMRATIIELGGEIRFSTRVDDIHMENDQITGLTLSSGEEIKTRYVVLAVGHSARDTFEMLHDRGVYMEAKPFSVGFRIEHKQSVIDEARFGPNAGNPILGAADYKLVHHCKNGRTVYSFCMCPGGTVVAATSEEGRVVTNGMSQYSRAERNANSAIVVGISPDQDYPGDPLAGIRFQRELESNAYLLGGENYDAPAQKIGDFLKGNDPSALGDVEPSFTPGIKLTDLSKALPDFAIEAIREAIPAFDKKIKGFSGADGLLTGVETRTSSPICIKRGKDYQSVNLKGFYPAGEGAGYAGGILSAGIDGIKVAEALAIAMVEDLVEQPAEA; this comes from the coding sequence ATGATACGTTTAACTGAAATCAAACTTCCTCTTGATCACGAGGAAGGCGAAATTTCTCAAGCCATCCTAAAAAAACTTGGTATTTCTTCAGATCAAGTTGTTTCATTCAATGTGTTCAAGCGTGGCTATGATGCGCGCAAGAAAACACGCATTTTGCTTATCTACACTCTAGATATTGAAGTGAAGAATGAAGCGGCTCTGCTAGAGAAGTTTGCTGATGACCCACACGTCAAAGTCACCCCAGATATGGAGTACAAGTTTGTTGCGAAAGCACCAGTAAACCAGGCTGAGCGACCAGTCGTCATCGGCTTTGGCCCATGTGGCTTGTTTGCAGGACTGATTTTGGCACAAATGGGCTTTAAGCCAATTATTGTTGAACGTGGTAAAGAGGTTCGTGAGCGTACTAAAGATACCTTCGGTTTCTGGCGAAAGCGTACGCTTAACCCTGAATCGAACGTACAGTTCGGTGAAGGCGGTGCGGGTACGTTCTCTGACGGCAAGCTTTATAGCCAAGTGAAAGATCCAAAACACTATGGCCGTAAGGTGATTGAAGAATTCGTCGCTGCAGGTGCACCTGAAGAGATCCTGTATGTGAGCAAGCCTCACATTGGTACCTTTAAATTGGTGACCATGATTGAAAAGATGCGCGCGACAATCATTGAGCTAGGTGGTGAGATCCGCTTTAGCACGCGTGTTGATGACATTCACATGGAAAACGACCAAATCACGGGTCTAACACTATCGAGCGGCGAAGAGATCAAAACTCGCTATGTGGTACTAGCAGTAGGTCACAGTGCTCGTGATACGTTTGAAATGCTGCACGATCGTGGCGTGTATATGGAAGCGAAGCCCTTCTCTGTCGGCTTCCGTATTGAACACAAACAATCAGTGATTGACGAAGCGCGCTTTGGTCCAAACGCAGGTAACCCAATCTTGGGTGCGGCTGACTACAAACTGGTTCACCATTGTAAAAATGGTCGCACGGTATACAGCTTCTGTATGTGTCCTGGCGGTACGGTTGTTGCGGCGACGTCGGAAGAAGGTCGAGTGGTGACCAATGGCATGAGCCAATACTCTCGTGCAGAGCGCAATGCCAACAGTGCGATTGTAGTGGGCATCTCTCCAGATCAGGATTACCCAGGTGATCCACTGGCAGGTATTCGCTTCCAGCGTGAACTAGAAAGTAACGCTTACCTTCTAGGCGGTGAAAACTACGATGCGCCAGCACAGAAAATTGGCGATTTCTTAAAAGGTAACGATCCAAGCGCACTAGGTGATGTTGAGCCATCGTTCACACCGGGTATCAAACTGACAGACTTGTCTAAGGCGTTACCGGATTTTGCTATTGAAGCCATTCGTGAAGCGATCCCTGCGTTCGACAAGAAAATCAAAGGTTTCTCTGGTGCAGATGGCCTATTGACGGGTGTTGAAACTCGTACTTCCTCACCAATATGCATTAAACGTGGTAAAGACTATCAAAGCGTTAACTTGAAAGGCTTCTACCCAGCTGGTGAAGGTGCAGGCTACGCGGGCGGTATTCTTTCTGCCGGTATCGACGGCATCAAAGTTGCTGAGGCGCTTGCCATAGCTATGGTTGAAGATCTTGTCGAGCAACCTGCTGAAGCCTAA
- the hutC gene encoding histidine utilization repressor: MSQEPLYIQIKQYIEDRIDQGVWSVGERISTEMELTEQFAVSRMTVNKAIRDLVGQGKLERRPRLGTFVTSPAEKAQSPLLDTRNIAKEVAARGKQYSSEVVRHEATKADQLIATKLGVMLGSAVYYSEILHKENDKPIQLECRWVNAKYTPKYHQQDFTQTTPNEYLTENCPMTAVEHTVEAITCDEQIARLLEMAVTEPCLLLHRRTWSEDKLISTALLYHPGSRYQLSSKIEL, from the coding sequence ATGTCCCAAGAGCCGCTATACATTCAGATCAAACAGTATATTGAAGACCGAATAGACCAAGGAGTGTGGTCAGTCGGTGAGCGAATCTCCACCGAAATGGAGCTAACAGAGCAGTTTGCTGTGAGCCGCATGACCGTCAATAAGGCTATTCGCGATCTCGTCGGTCAAGGCAAACTAGAGCGTCGCCCGCGACTAGGTACCTTTGTAACTAGCCCAGCAGAAAAAGCCCAATCGCCTCTTCTTGATACTCGTAACATCGCCAAAGAGGTTGCAGCTCGCGGTAAGCAGTATTCCAGCGAAGTGGTTCGACATGAAGCAACCAAAGCGGATCAGCTTATTGCGACTAAGCTTGGGGTGATGCTTGGCAGTGCCGTCTACTACAGCGAGATTCTCCATAAAGAAAACGACAAGCCAATCCAATTAGAATGTCGTTGGGTGAATGCTAAATACACCCCCAAGTACCACCAGCAAGATTTTACTCAAACCACACCTAACGAATATCTAACCGAAAACTGCCCAATGACTGCCGTTGAGCATACCGTTGAGGCCATTACCTGTGATGAGCAAATCGCCCGCTTACTTGAGATGGCCGTCACTGAGCCTTGCCTACTATTGCATCGTCGAACCTGGAGTGAAGACAAACTCATCAGTACCGCACTGCTTTATCATCCTGGTAGTCGATATCAGCTCAGTTCAAAAATAGAGTTATAG